The genomic region GTGTCCATGTACCAGTTGTTCCAGTTACCACTAAAGTGATACGGTCTCCTTCGTCCTGACCGGTATAAGTTCCATCAATATTGGTTGGTTGAGCCTCGGGCACATTTTGTGAAGAATTTGCTGCTGCCTGATTTGTATTTTCTGTAGAAGATGAAGCAGCTTGTGATTGTTGAGTTTGTTGTGTTTGGGGTTGAGTTGCTGATTGTTGAACTTGTTGAGCTCTTTGTGAACAAGCTACTAAGAGACTAAGACTTGCTAGAGAAGCAAGAGAAAGTGTGAATCTTTTTAATTTCATGATGAATTTCCTTTCTGATACCAATTTACAGAAGTTTTTCCTTCTAACTAGTAGTTTTCCTAGTATAACAAGTTCAAAAAAGGAGGTCAATTTATCTGCTCATGCCCCAGTAGATAGCCCCGTACCTCTGAGATAAAATAGAGAGAACCTGTAACGAACAACAAATCCTGGACATCTACTCTTGCTTCAAAATTGCTAATAAATTCTCGGTAAGAAGGAACTATATCGTAACCTGTTACATCTGTTTCATCCAAAGAACCTTGATAGTCAAAGCCTGTCACCTTGAGTTCCACCTGAGGCAAATTCTCAGTCAAGTAACCCAACATCCCTTGATAATCCTTCCGTTTCAAGGCTCCAAATAGGATTTGAGGCCGATATCCTTCCTGCTCTTTTTCTTTAATAAATTCAACCAAGCGAGTCAAGGCAGGGAGGTTATGAGCACCGTCCAAGTAAATCTGAGGGCAAATACGCTCCAAACGCCCAGCCCAATGGGTCTTCTCCAAAGCCTGTCTTACAACCTGCTCATCAACAACTTCCTTTCCTTCCCTCATAAAGAGAAGAAACGTTTGTAGCGCCAAGGCCGCATTTTCCTGCTGATAAGCTCCTTCCAAACCTATTTTCAACTGTGAAAGGTTAGCCAAAGAGCTTGAAAAATTCCCATTCAGCATTGAAAAATCTTGGCCTGCCTGATAAAGGTCAACAGCTAAAGAGTCTGCTTTTTTCTGACAAACAAGCCTAGCTTCTGAAGGCAACTTAGCAATCACTGCCTTTTTACCAGCCTTAAAAATACCAGCTTTCTGCTCTGCAATTGCTGCTATATTGTCACCCAGAGTCTCCTGATGGTCAAGTCCGATGGAGGTGATGACAGCAATCTCTCCAATTACCACATTGGTTGTGTCAAGTAAGCCACCAATTCCCACTTCTAATAGAACTAAATCCACCTCTTGCTCTCTAAAATAAAGAAAAGCAATCAAGGTCAGCAATTCAAAAAAGGACAACTGATCATGGGTTTGCAGAAGCATTTTCTCCATCTCCTTGACCTGATTAGCCAAACGAATGAAGTCTGCATCAGCTATTGGTTGCCCGTTAATGCAGATTCGATCATTG from Streptococcus mitis NCTC 12261 harbors:
- a CDS encoding folylpolyglutamate synthase/dihydrofolate synthase family protein; protein product: MFEVEEWLHSRIGLNFRSGLGRMQQAVDLLGNPEKSYPIIHVTGTNGKGSTIAFMRELFMGHDKKVATFTSPHIVSINDRICINGQPIADADFIRLANQVKEMEKMLLQTHDQLSFFELLTLIAFLYFREQEVDLVLLEVGIGGLLDTTNVVIGEIAVITSIGLDHQETLGDNIAAIAEQKAGIFKAGKKAVIAKLPSEARLVCQKKADSLAVDLYQAGQDFSMLNGNFSSSLANLSQLKIGLEGAYQQENAALALQTFLLFMREGKEVVDEQVVRQALEKTHWAGRLERICPQIYLDGAHNLPALTRLVEFIKEKEQEGYRPQILFGALKRKDYQGMLGYLTENLPQVELKVTGFDYQGSLDETDVTGYDIVPSYREFISNFEARVDVQDLLFVTGSLYFISEVRGYLLGHEQIN
- a CDS encoding SP_0198 family lipoprotein, with the protein product MKLKRFTLSLASLASLSLLVACSQRAQQVQQSATQPQTQQTQQSQAASSSTENTNQAAANSSQNVPEAQPTNIDGTYTGQDEGDRITLVVTGTTGTWTQVETDGDQEIKQVSFDAANQRMIIGDDAKIYTINGNQMIIDDMDREASDRIVLSK